In Halobacteriovorax sp. HLS, the following are encoded in one genomic region:
- the accB gene encoding acetyl-CoA carboxylase biotin carboxyl carrier protein encodes MDFKELEDFIAIAKKAGASELKYQKDEKKFSISFPVSGAQSVQTVAPIAQPVASAPVVAAAKSTEGLVDVTCPFVGTFYRTPSPDASAYVKVGDKVSSGKVLCIVEAMKIMNEIESDISGEIVEICVENETYVEFGQVLFRIKP; translated from the coding sequence ATGGACTTTAAAGAATTAGAAGATTTTATTGCTATAGCGAAAAAAGCTGGAGCAAGTGAGTTAAAATATCAAAAAGATGAAAAGAAGTTTTCAATATCTTTTCCAGTGTCTGGTGCTCAATCAGTTCAGACTGTTGCGCCTATTGCTCAACCTGTTGCCAGTGCGCCAGTAGTTGCAGCTGCAAAATCTACGGAAGGTTTGGTAGATGTAACATGCCCATTTGTAGGAACGTTTTACAGAACTCCTTCACCAGACGCTTCAGCATATGTAAAAGTTGGAGATAAGGTTTCGAGTGGAAAGGTTTTATGTATTGTGGAAGCAATGAAAATCATGAATGAAATTGAATCAGATATATCTGGTGAAATTGTAGAAATTTGTGTTGAAAATGAAACTTATGTAGAGTTCGGACAAGTTCTTTTTAGAATTAAACCGTAA
- the accC gene encoding acetyl-CoA carboxylase biotin carboxylase subunit yields MKFKKILIANRGEIAIRIARTCRELGIETVAVHSTADENSLHVKLADESVCIGPAKPTLSYLNIPSILSAAEITGADAIHPGFGFLSENKEFAQMCEKWGLTFIGPNIECIEKMGDKIISKEIAEKAGVPVLKPIAVNGRSDEEILKNVNEMGLPVLVKASAGGGGRGMQKIEKIDDLLVTISRLKTEAKAGFGDDTLFIEKFVTNPRHVEVQIMSDKHGTVLHLGERDCTVQRRFQKVVEESPCPVLSEERREEICNSAVELAKYVNYDSVGTVEYLYDQDEDKFYFMEMNTRIQVEHPVTEQRTGVDLIAQQIIAASGEKLKYSQEDIKFVGHSIECRLNAEDPKTFAPSPGQIIHYHRPAGLGVRVDDFIYSGYNVSPFYDSMLAKIIVTGSDREECLNRMTRALKETVIEGIKTNRDLHLMIISDEDFRGNNYATDFLVKKLK; encoded by the coding sequence ATGAAATTCAAAAAAATACTTATTGCAAATAGAGGCGAAATTGCAATAAGAATTGCTCGAACATGTAGAGAGCTTGGAATAGAAACAGTTGCTGTTCATTCGACAGCAGATGAGAATTCTTTGCACGTTAAACTTGCAGATGAATCTGTTTGTATAGGTCCGGCAAAGCCAACTTTAAGCTATTTAAATATTCCTAGTATTCTTTCTGCTGCAGAAATAACTGGTGCAGATGCAATTCATCCTGGGTTTGGATTCTTGTCTGAGAACAAAGAATTTGCTCAAATGTGTGAAAAGTGGGGATTAACTTTTATAGGCCCTAATATTGAATGCATTGAGAAAATGGGTGATAAAATTATTTCCAAAGAAATAGCGGAAAAAGCTGGTGTTCCTGTCTTGAAGCCAATTGCCGTTAATGGAAGATCCGATGAGGAAATTCTCAAAAATGTTAATGAAATGGGTCTTCCTGTTCTAGTTAAAGCTTCTGCTGGTGGTGGTGGCCGTGGGATGCAAAAAATTGAAAAAATTGATGATCTGCTTGTAACTATATCTAGATTGAAAACAGAGGCTAAGGCAGGTTTTGGTGATGATACTTTATTTATTGAGAAGTTTGTAACAAACCCTAGGCACGTTGAAGTTCAAATAATGTCTGATAAGCATGGGACAGTTCTTCACTTAGGTGAGAGAGATTGTACTGTTCAAAGAAGATTTCAAAAAGTAGTAGAAGAATCTCCATGTCCAGTTTTAAGTGAAGAAAGAAGAGAAGAGATATGTAACTCTGCTGTAGAGCTTGCTAAATATGTAAACTATGACTCTGTAGGAACTGTTGAGTATCTATACGATCAAGATGAAGATAAGTTCTACTTTATGGAGATGAATACACGAATTCAAGTTGAACACCCTGTTACTGAACAGAGAACAGGTGTTGACTTAATTGCTCAACAAATTATTGCTGCTTCTGGTGAGAAACTAAAATATTCTCAAGAAGATATTAAATTTGTCGGCCATTCCATTGAGTGTCGTCTAAATGCTGAAGACCCAAAGACTTTTGCACCTAGCCCAGGGCAAATTATTCATTATCATAGGCCTGCAGGTCTAGGTGTTAGAGTGGATGACTTTATCTATAGTGGATATAATGTCTCTCCTTTTTACGATTCTATGTTAGCAAAAATCATTGTTACAGGCTCCGATAGAGAAGAATGTCTAAATAGAATGACTAGAGCGTTAAAAGAAACAGTTATCGAAGGAATTAAAACTAATAGAGACCTTCATTTAATGATTATTTCTGATGAGGACTTTAGGGGCAATAATTACGCTACCGATTTTTTAGTTAAGAAATTGAAGTAA
- a CDS encoding translocation/assembly module TamB domain-containing protein yields the protein MNKLNRILIIFSIFMSFFVMATWSFIQSEYFGKILAKEVNETISSQTDFDITFSHIEIEMFPPTTSLKNVKARNKERSVYEIDIVAGGLSLAFGISDFFSSKLSIDQVGFEDAKINFKLNKPNTNSKDSIEYSSIFPLIKNILTEDLPVSIKGVHLKRSTVYSKLASGYFEYLDATLYKNVLETNIKAHNLEVSEVLVPDNNYRKFDFLSLDFHLNSKKLLIKNSELWKDTQKLSLDGALIFKPLRNIDFAGSVYLRGLIEKNEYVKNNIELSKLNISGVYEVKADVVTNLNEVKSVDGSIRIVDLKSEYANVDSLFTRFDVKDSILSIENTYVEHNNGSAELFNRVGVFNLKTKELLRNTLNAKIKNLHTNSMLFALRDSLDILKGRATGNVDILWDGKDVTFSIYEGAKFESFKLALPKTTPILENKYIKINSGVVKILNEGVSLDFDLATGESTKIRATALLSSERIDVDVSDSFIDFEELGPISGLQLKGSGPFDMVIKGITDDVNFDFDVDLKNAEILGYNLENFKSQLTLDLEELVLTIKNGKGVAKGSRYLADGYLDFKRDKLNISVNMLYSDLKSSLYILKPILKDLSFLHVPYLSYSYKAQVKISGGINPDDLIVYGLVEGVDLQILREKSESLSFNFNYANNLLTFDQIKLRHGSAEAVGKFNMNLKSQYFEYDAKLFNGHLEDLEVYRFLDLGYASEVSGEFYGKGTLDDFSTRSHLKFTNSFLGNVQVPESLLTIYNNSKEVFSSGNLLGDRATYNMYLNFDKNTTQKSYFNSFINFKDIRELVGILSNHNMETKDISGFLKSNISSSFSVFDLKNSSVSMKMSEFKFNKGSKELFIDGEEAFLHVVNGSLDKVQVSLKSNESDFFKIEGKGSLGEELILEQKFKVDASLLELFSRNISKTTGYLSGQGRIYGNINNFDFDQSVSGENIFLKLSNVPTSFSGMNFNLVIDENSIFLNELSGFFGKGNVNGNGVVKLVLPYPEVDLAFEFKNSYLPLFKKSGVLLSGKGKLEGNKFPYLLNGSVTVLNGTINDELQDLSPPSVKGDQVHEKYVPENKYKSNFDYFDLDILLDFDKPVIVRNLLTDLRLVGNGRIRGKPYKPELNGIVEVVPGLSKLLFKGNEFIIKEGSLTFTEEKGLVPELNFNGSSRINQYSINLDLYGMANDPQLSVSSDPFLNQEDIFSLLTLGFTSEISDELEEKDLRSATTLGIGTLLFDQLLKNQGLSSKLGLKLSVLPEFQEDESSLLKGKSGVSDTGSSRYKTATKIKLEKKLSRNVDLSLSSTVGGSAEQKQEMNINYNVLKNVSLEGVYEVNNGDEEQYQEPTSFGVDFKIQWSY from the coding sequence TTGAATAAATTAAATAGAATTTTAATAATTTTTTCTATCTTTATGTCTTTCTTTGTAATGGCCACGTGGAGTTTTATTCAGTCTGAATATTTTGGTAAAATATTGGCCAAAGAAGTTAATGAAACAATTTCTTCGCAAACAGATTTTGATATAACTTTTTCTCATATTGAAATTGAAATGTTTCCTCCAACTACATCGTTGAAAAATGTCAAAGCAAGAAACAAAGAAAGAAGTGTATATGAGATAGATATTGTAGCTGGTGGTTTATCATTAGCTTTTGGTATTAGTGATTTCTTTAGTAGTAAACTATCTATTGATCAAGTTGGTTTTGAAGACGCCAAAATAAACTTTAAATTAAATAAACCTAATACAAATAGTAAAGATTCTATTGAGTACTCTAGTATATTTCCATTAATTAAAAATATTTTAACTGAAGACCTTCCTGTCAGTATTAAAGGAGTTCATCTTAAAAGGTCAACGGTATACTCTAAACTGGCCAGTGGTTACTTTGAATATTTAGATGCAACACTTTATAAGAACGTTTTAGAGACTAATATAAAAGCTCATAATTTAGAAGTTTCAGAAGTTTTAGTTCCTGACAATAATTACAGAAAGTTTGATTTCTTATCTCTTGATTTTCATTTGAATTCTAAAAAACTACTGATCAAGAATAGTGAGCTGTGGAAAGATACACAGAAACTGTCTCTTGATGGTGCTTTAATTTTTAAACCTCTTCGAAATATAGATTTTGCTGGTTCTGTTTACTTGCGCGGTTTAATTGAGAAAAATGAGTATGTTAAGAATAATATTGAACTAAGTAAGTTAAATATTAGTGGTGTTTATGAAGTTAAGGCAGATGTTGTAACCAATCTAAATGAGGTAAAGAGTGTAGACGGTTCTATACGAATTGTAGATTTAAAGTCAGAGTATGCAAATGTAGATAGCCTATTTACTCGCTTTGATGTTAAGGACTCCATACTTAGTATTGAAAATACATATGTAGAGCATAATAATGGTTCAGCTGAATTATTTAACAGAGTCGGTGTTTTTAATTTAAAGACAAAAGAACTTCTTAGAAATACACTTAATGCCAAAATTAAGAACTTACACACAAATTCGATGTTATTCGCACTTCGAGATTCTTTAGATATATTAAAAGGCCGTGCTACAGGTAATGTTGATATCTTGTGGGATGGAAAGGATGTAACTTTTTCCATTTATGAAGGAGCAAAATTTGAATCTTTCAAATTAGCACTACCTAAGACAACGCCTATCCTTGAAAACAAATATATAAAAATTAACTCTGGAGTTGTGAAGATTCTTAATGAAGGAGTAAGTTTAGATTTCGATCTCGCTACAGGGGAGAGCACAAAGATCCGTGCAACAGCTTTACTTTCTTCTGAACGAATTGATGTTGATGTAAGTGATTCGTTTATCGACTTTGAAGAGTTAGGACCAATATCAGGGCTTCAGCTTAAAGGAAGCGGCCCATTCGATATGGTAATTAAGGGTATTACAGATGATGTAAACTTTGACTTTGATGTTGATTTAAAGAATGCTGAAATTCTGGGGTACAACTTAGAGAACTTTAAAAGTCAGTTAACTTTGGATCTCGAAGAGTTAGTTCTCACTATTAAGAATGGAAAGGGTGTTGCAAAAGGTTCAAGGTACCTTGCCGATGGATATTTAGATTTTAAGAGAGATAAGTTGAATATCTCTGTAAATATGCTCTATTCAGATTTAAAAAGTTCCCTTTATATCTTAAAGCCAATCTTAAAAGATTTGTCATTCTTGCATGTACCATATTTATCTTATTCTTATAAGGCACAGGTGAAAATTAGCGGTGGTATTAACCCTGATGACCTAATCGTCTATGGTCTTGTTGAGGGGGTTGATCTTCAAATACTTAGAGAGAAATCAGAATCTCTTTCATTTAATTTTAATTATGCAAACAATCTACTAACCTTTGATCAAATTAAACTAAGACACGGATCTGCAGAAGCTGTTGGTAAGTTTAATATGAATTTAAAAAGTCAGTACTTTGAATATGATGCAAAACTATTTAATGGTCACTTAGAGGATTTAGAAGTTTATCGTTTTTTAGATTTAGGTTATGCAAGTGAGGTTTCAGGCGAGTTTTATGGGAAAGGAACTTTAGATGATTTCTCAACACGTTCTCATTTAAAGTTTACAAATAGTTTTTTGGGAAATGTTCAAGTGCCAGAGTCACTTTTAACTATTTATAATAATTCTAAAGAAGTTTTTTCTAGTGGTAATTTATTAGGAGATAGGGCCACTTATAATATGTATTTAAACTTTGACAAAAATACTACGCAGAAGTCTTACTTTAATTCCTTTATTAATTTTAAAGATATAAGAGAGTTGGTTGGTATTCTTTCAAATCATAATATGGAAACAAAAGATATCTCGGGATTTTTAAAATCTAATATATCTTCCTCTTTTTCTGTTTTTGATTTAAAAAACTCTTCAGTAAGTATGAAAATGTCTGAGTTTAAATTCAATAAAGGGTCAAAAGAACTATTTATAGATGGAGAAGAGGCTTTTTTACATGTCGTGAATGGATCTTTGGATAAAGTTCAAGTCAGTTTGAAAAGTAACGAAAGTGATTTTTTCAAAATAGAGGGAAAAGGCTCCCTTGGAGAAGAGTTAATTTTAGAGCAGAAGTTCAAAGTTGATGCATCTCTCTTGGAGCTGTTTAGCCGTAATATATCTAAAACTACAGGCTACCTTAGTGGGCAAGGAAGAATTTATGGTAATATCAATAACTTTGACTTTGATCAAAGTGTAAGTGGTGAAAATATATTTTTAAAATTAAGTAATGTTCCTACTTCATTTTCAGGTATGAACTTTAATTTAGTCATTGACGAGAATTCAATTTTCTTAAATGAACTTTCAGGGTTCTTTGGTAAGGGAAATGTAAATGGTAATGGTGTCGTAAAATTAGTACTACCATATCCAGAGGTAGACTTAGCTTTTGAGTTTAAGAATAGTTATTTACCGCTTTTTAAGAAAAGTGGTGTTCTACTTTCAGGAAAAGGGAAGTTAGAGGGGAATAAGTTTCCTTACTTATTAAATGGAAGTGTAACTGTCTTAAACGGAACAATAAACGATGAGCTGCAGGACCTTTCCCCTCCTAGTGTTAAAGGAGATCAGGTTCATGAAAAATATGTTCCGGAGAATAAGTATAAATCTAATTTCGATTACTTTGATTTAGATATACTGTTAGATTTCGACAAGCCTGTAATAGTCAGAAACCTTCTTACTGATCTTAGGTTGGTAGGGAATGGAAGAATTAGAGGGAAACCATATAAGCCTGAGCTAAATGGTATCGTAGAAGTTGTGCCAGGACTTTCAAAGTTATTGTTTAAAGGAAACGAATTCATTATTAAAGAAGGAAGCCTAACCTTTACTGAAGAGAAAGGCCTTGTTCCTGAACTTAATTTTAATGGAAGTAGCCGAATTAACCAGTATTCTATCAATTTAGATCTTTATGGTATGGCCAATGATCCTCAGCTCTCTGTGTCTTCTGATCCTTTCTTAAACCAAGAAGATATATTCAGTCTTTTAACACTTGGTTTTACTTCTGAGATATCAGACGAGCTTGAAGAAAAAGACTTACGATCAGCTACAACACTAGGAATTGGAACACTTTTATTTGATCAATTACTAAAAAATCAAGGACTAAGTTCGAAGCTTGGTTTAAAGTTAAGTGTGCTACCAGAATTTCAAGAAGACGAGTCTTCATTATTAAAAGGAAAATCGGGGGTCTCAGATACTGGATCGAGTAGGTATAAGACGGCAACCAAAATTAAATTAGAAAAGAAGTTAAGTCGTAATGTCGATCTTTCTCTTTCTAGTACGGTAGGTGGTTCAGCAGAACAAAAGCAAGAGATGAATATCAATTATAATGTCTTAAAGAATGTTTCCCTTGAGGGAGTATATGAAGTTAATAATGGTGATGAAGAGCAGTATCAAGAGCCAACATCATTTGGAGTGGATTTTAAAATACAATGGTCATATTAA
- a CDS encoding type II 3-dehydroquinate dehydratase — MVKKFMVINGPNLNLLGTREPSVYGDKSLSDIELYTENSLKELGFTDVETTWFQSNIEGEIVGKIQSLLNLDYDALLINPAAYSHTSVAILDSLKMLEIPVIEVHLSNTHLRDAYRQTKLTAKSSTIIMEGLRHKAYLIGILSQLVK, encoded by the coding sequence ATGGTCAAAAAATTTATGGTTATAAATGGCCCTAATTTAAACTTGCTAGGTACGCGAGAACCTTCTGTTTATGGAGATAAGTCTCTTTCAGATATTGAGTTGTATACAGAAAATTCTTTAAAAGAATTAGGTTTTACAGATGTAGAGACGACCTGGTTTCAATCTAATATTGAAGGCGAAATTGTAGGAAAGATTCAGTCTCTGTTAAATCTAGACTATGACGCACTCCTAATAAATCCTGCTGCATATTCACATACTTCAGTAGCAATATTAGATTCTTTGAAAATGTTAGAAATACCTGTTATTGAAGTACATCTTAGTAATACTCACCTAAGAGACGCATACCGTCAGACGAAGTTGACTGCTAAAAGCTCTACTATCATAATGGAGGGGCTTAGACATAAGGCATATTTAATAGGAATACTTTCACAGCTAGTGAAATAA
- the rplM gene encoding 50S ribosomal protein L13 codes for MYTQKSFVLKPADADKKWHLIDAQDKVVGRLATEIANILRGKNSPKYTPHTDSGDFVVVINADKVVFTGSKWDNKVYHWHTNHIGGLKSRTAKEQLERKPEQILMNAVKGMLPKNSLGRKQLTKLKVFAGEAHAHEAQAPVAYAIK; via the coding sequence ATGTACACGCAGAAGTCTTTTGTATTGAAGCCAGCGGACGCAGACAAAAAGTGGCATCTAATTGATGCTCAAGACAAAGTTGTTGGAAGACTTGCGACCGAAATAGCAAATATCCTTAGAGGTAAGAACAGTCCAAAGTATACGCCTCATACTGATTCAGGTGATTTTGTAGTCGTTATCAACGCTGACAAGGTTGTTTTTACTGGGTCTAAATGGGATAACAAAGTTTATCACTGGCACACAAACCACATTGGTGGATTAAAATCTAGAACAGCTAAAGAGCAATTAGAAAGAAAGCCTGAGCAGATTCTTATGAATGCTGTTAAAGGAATGCTTCCTAAGAATTCTTTAGGTAGAAAACAACTAACTAAGCTAAAAGTTTTTGCAGGTGAGGCTCATGCTCACGAAGCTCAAGCTCCAGTAGCTTATGCAATTAAATAA
- the efp gene encoding elongation factor P codes for MGRELQTTELKKRVMIELDDKPYQIIKADFTNPGKGSAFTICKLKNLETGAVFDRTFKSGVGTGVYEPDIDLKVVEYMYGDNDGFNFMDQTTYETIHVTTDQVGDSAGYLQEGITLDLLFYKGQPIAIDLPNFVVLKIKETDPGLKGDTAQGGTKVAIMETGLQVKVPLFMKEGEIIKIDTRTGDYIERAKA; via the coding sequence ATGGGACGCGAACTACAAACAACAGAGCTTAAAAAAAGAGTAATGATTGAGCTTGATGATAAACCATATCAAATCATTAAAGCAGACTTTACCAACCCAGGTAAGGGATCTGCATTTACTATTTGTAAGTTAAAGAATTTAGAAACTGGTGCTGTTTTTGATAGAACATTTAAATCAGGTGTTGGAACAGGAGTGTACGAGCCAGATATAGATCTTAAAGTTGTTGAATATATGTACGGAGATAATGACGGTTTTAATTTTATGGATCAGACTACATATGAAACAATTCATGTGACAACTGACCAAGTTGGAGACTCTGCTGGTTATCTTCAAGAAGGAATAACTCTTGATCTACTTTTTTACAAAGGGCAGCCGATTGCAATTGATCTTCCAAACTTTGTTGTTTTAAAAATTAAAGAAACTGATCCAGGCTTAAAAGGTGATACTGCTCAAGGTGGAACCAAGGTAGCAATAATGGAAACAGGGCTTCAGGTAAAGGTTCCTCTTTTTATGAAAGAAGGGGAAATTATAAAAATAGATACAAGAACTGGCGACTATATAGAAAGGGCCAAAGCATAG
- a CDS encoding outer membrane protein assembly factor produces the protein MVILRVFIFILFSFVVLGTSAKGEESVKSLTLNCSGDAQKCSDLEGIVKKKINEGLNLGNAREYFNLLLFDIAIARFSYAFNNENLSLNVEYYKKVSLFQIIHSTDIETKTLERLVGIREGSFYKISELEKAKEQVLNYFVERGYSNASIHVKLIERDSRVRIDMLVNTGEYSIVNEVRIVSTSSDESLELIKRRFNKFQNKVWNKIDIKFDVDRLSSDLFNDGYFSSTVSILPVVFVEKNKVQINLEVDLGEKHSFSFHGNQMFNHQEVLNMIKEGVKSNLGYFKESDLIDIVKSMYDNVGVFNTKISVYKNIGTDKYGQSFVNYFFNITEGDKIVINSLSFVGNSEISLEEIQKLYFNDSSVLISRGFLDRNYINSFSVKLKNKYLENGYVQANVSAPRVVFSPNKRRVDIEYRIKEKQQVIIEKLNLEGVPLKYREEIRKLLINKKMKPLNVLKVDEDIEKTTTYLKNKGYFFAEVKKLETSEVLQYDPSFSRATLNISVEVGELVTFNNSLVSGYSKTKKIVLDREIKYQKGDILTPSSVQNLKNRLSSLGLFSKIEIRPLRDKSNKGYNLLIQVQEKDFGQAYVAPGYRTDLGYKLSAGTNYNNIGGMNRVGSLRAQVNRRTSYRAFDPRRQSEQKDMLEYYVRANMTEPYFAPFLFGDQMEGDVALAVERKRYYEFDADRYRIAPSLSKSFNKIFSASLKYQWERINQYDASSAINNDDFNIGGITPGFSLDFRDDPIKPTKGAFFSLSSEFANPFFGSMNNESIIVNYYKLVSRNRIYVPIQNFVFAFSGSFGVQQNFSSNQKFDENGQPIYDEDGNITTDGYIPSIKVFRLNGVDLVRGYAEDEINILPDGRDIGDVIIRDKAYFVNLKFEARYSVNDSLIIGPFFDAGRVFVNNIDMLDLRSSVGLTLKYVTPVGTLDFDYGIKTHRMKHLSGLEESFGRFHLSIGFF, from the coding sequence ATGGTCATATTAAGAGTCTTTATATTTATTTTATTTTCCTTTGTAGTTCTCGGAACTAGTGCAAAAGGTGAGGAGTCTGTAAAGAGTTTAACTCTCAATTGTTCTGGCGACGCCCAAAAATGTTCTGACTTAGAAGGGATTGTAAAAAAGAAAATTAATGAAGGCCTTAATCTAGGTAATGCAAGGGAATATTTTAATTTATTGCTTTTTGATATTGCTATAGCTCGCTTTTCTTATGCATTTAATAATGAAAATCTAAGTCTGAATGTTGAATACTATAAAAAAGTTTCTTTGTTTCAAATTATTCACTCAACAGATATTGAGACTAAAACACTAGAAAGGCTTGTCGGTATTAGAGAAGGGTCTTTTTACAAAATTTCAGAACTTGAAAAAGCTAAAGAACAAGTTTTAAATTACTTTGTTGAAAGAGGCTATAGTAATGCAAGTATTCATGTAAAGCTTATCGAAAGAGACTCTAGAGTACGAATTGATATGTTAGTTAATACTGGAGAATACTCTATAGTTAATGAAGTTCGAATCGTTTCTACTTCGAGTGATGAATCGTTGGAACTTATAAAGAGAAGATTTAATAAATTTCAAAATAAAGTTTGGAATAAAATTGATATCAAGTTTGATGTTGATAGGCTTTCTTCAGACTTATTTAATGATGGTTACTTTTCCTCAACTGTTTCCATTTTGCCTGTAGTTTTTGTTGAAAAGAATAAAGTACAAATAAATTTAGAGGTAGATTTAGGGGAGAAACATAGTTTTAGCTTTCATGGAAATCAGATGTTTAATCATCAAGAAGTTCTTAATATGATCAAAGAAGGAGTTAAGTCTAATCTTGGTTACTTTAAGGAGTCTGATCTTATAGATATCGTAAAGTCTATGTATGATAATGTAGGAGTTTTCAATACTAAGATAAGCGTTTATAAGAACATTGGAACTGATAAGTACGGTCAATCTTTTGTAAATTACTTCTTCAATATTACTGAAGGGGATAAAATTGTTATCAATTCGCTCTCTTTTGTAGGAAATAGTGAAATATCTTTAGAAGAAATTCAGAAACTTTATTTCAACGACTCTTCAGTTCTAATTTCAAGAGGATTTTTAGATCGTAACTACATAAACTCTTTTAGCGTGAAATTGAAAAACAAGTATCTTGAAAATGGTTATGTTCAGGCTAATGTTTCAGCGCCTCGTGTTGTATTTTCTCCTAACAAAAGAAGAGTGGATATTGAGTATCGAATCAAAGAAAAGCAGCAAGTGATAATAGAAAAATTAAATTTAGAAGGTGTGCCTTTAAAATATAGAGAAGAAATTCGAAAGTTACTTATAAACAAGAAGATGAAACCTCTGAATGTATTAAAAGTAGATGAAGATATTGAAAAGACTACGACTTATTTAAAGAACAAAGGATATTTCTTTGCTGAGGTTAAAAAACTTGAAACTTCTGAAGTTCTTCAATATGACCCGAGTTTTAGCAGGGCGACTTTAAATATAAGCGTTGAAGTCGGTGAGCTTGTAACATTTAATAATTCGTTAGTCTCAGGTTATTCAAAAACAAAGAAAATTGTTCTTGATAGAGAAATTAAATATCAAAAAGGAGATATCCTTACACCTTCTTCAGTTCAGAATCTAAAAAATCGTTTATCTTCTTTAGGCCTCTTTTCTAAAATTGAGATAAGGCCACTAAGGGATAAAAGTAATAAAGGTTATAACTTGTTAATTCAAGTTCAGGAAAAAGATTTTGGTCAAGCTTATGTTGCTCCAGGATATAGAACAGACCTTGGTTATAAATTATCTGCAGGGACTAACTATAATAATATCGGTGGAATGAATAGAGTTGGGTCTTTGAGAGCACAGGTAAACCGTAGAACAAGCTACAGAGCTTTCGATCCAAGAAGACAAAGTGAACAAAAGGATATGCTAGAGTATTATGTTAGGGCAAATATGACGGAGCCTTATTTTGCACCTTTCCTCTTTGGTGATCAGATGGAGGGAGATGTAGCTTTAGCTGTTGAAAGAAAGAGGTATTATGAATTTGATGCTGACAGGTATAGAATCGCACCAAGTTTATCAAAGAGTTTTAATAAAATCTTCTCGGCCTCGTTAAAGTACCAATGGGAAAGAATTAATCAATACGATGCTAGTTCTGCGATTAATAATGATGACTTTAATATTGGTGGTATCACTCCAGGGTTTTCGCTAGATTTTAGAGATGATCCGATTAAGCCAACGAAAGGTGCTTTCTTTAGTCTTTCTAGCGAGTTTGCTAATCCTTTCTTTGGCTCTATGAATAATGAGTCTATTATTGTTAATTATTATAAATTGGTATCGAGAAACAGAATATATGTACCAATTCAAAATTTCGTCTTTGCTTTCAGTGGAAGCTTTGGTGTTCAGCAAAACTTTTCTTCAAATCAAAAATTTGATGAAAATGGCCAACCAATTTATGACGAAGATGGCAATATTACAACAGATGGTTATATTCCATCTATTAAGGTGTTTAGATTAAATGGGGTTGACCTCGTCAGAGGTTATGCTGAGGATGAAATTAATATTTTGCCTGACGGTCGAGATATTGGTGACGTTATTATAAGAGATAAGGCCTATTTTGTTAATCTGAAGTTTGAAGCGAGATATTCGGTAAATGATTCATTGATAATCGGCCCATTCTTTGATGCCGGCCGCGTGTTTGTTAATAATATCGATATGTTAGATCTACGTAGTTCTGTAGGTTTAACGCTTAAGTATGTTACACCTGTTGGAACATTGGATTTTGATTACGGGATCAAGACTCACAGGATGAAGCATCTTTCTGGTCTCGAAGAAAGTTTTGGACGGTTCCACTTATCTATAGGCTTCTTCTAG